From uncultured Treponema sp.:
CGCGGATTGAGTCAACGTTCATAGAATTCATAAATACCCCTAAGTAAAAAATGAGAAGATTGTTTGAATTGATTTTGGCGCGCCGGAATCGTTTACGCTTCTTATGTTACAGAAAAGAATAATTTAATACTTATGAATTCTTGCTTTTTTAGAATGGATTTTATGTCATTCTCCGGCTTAACCGAAGTATCTCCCAATAGATTCCTGTGTCGTGGCACAGGAATGACAGATTTGTTTTGAAATTCTATTCAATTGGAAAACACAGGTCGATTTCCATGTAGGTCGCGTCGGCGTTCACGTAGATGTATTTGTCGAATCCCATGCGGTCTGCGAATTTTGCGCCGCTTTTTGGAAACCAAACGTTGTACATATTCTGGTACGCCGCGTAGATTTCCTTGTGGCTTCCCTTGAAGCGGTAGACTGCGAATTTTCCGCCTGGAATTACGCACGTGTTTTCAAGCGGGCAGTCCTTTTCCGCCTCGATGCAAAGGTCGTAGAGGCAGCGGTTTTCGTCCGAGCATGACGGATCGTCAAAAGTCCGTTCAAAGCAGAGCGCGCCTTTTTTTGCCACCTGCCGATACTTTTCCAGGAACACGCACCAGTCGCCCCTCATG
This genomic window contains:
- a CDS encoding AraC family transcriptional regulator produces the protein MKLKTSGRTISDICLDYGISPSNFVPAFKRQQKISPFYFRKESARRSVEHDFFHSAEDKKARLASFEEISAKVAVENLPDYFVIYERKIGNYHDMRGDWCVFLEKYRQVAKKGALCFERTFDDPSCSDENRCLYDLCIEAEKDCPLENTCVIPGGKFAVYRFKGSHKEIYAAYQNMYNVWFPKSGAKFADRMGFDKYIYVNADATYMEIDLCFPIE